The proteins below come from a single Penaeus monodon isolate SGIC_2016 chromosome 23, NSTDA_Pmon_1, whole genome shotgun sequence genomic window:
- the LOC119588276 gene encoding uncharacterized protein LOC119588276, producing the protein MNPQRVLLRCASVLALVCLASAAKLEGYSDGGDTGLGVALDDGELLEEGVGGGSVLPLVLVGSGMLPESAIVGVTVDVSGDAAGDAIGAGNLPDGDNGEGYIPPSVVPEVAPVDVAPAPGGEYLAPHN; encoded by the exons ATGAATCCTCAGCGCGTTTTG CTGCGATGTGCCTCCGTGCTGGCCCTGGTGTGCTTGGCTTCAGCCGCGAAACTGGAAGGCTACAGTGACGGAGGCGACACCGGCCTGGGAGTCGCTCTTGACGACGGTGAACTGCTTGAAGAAGGCGTTGGAGGCGGCAGTGTGCTTCCTCTCGTCTTGGTCGGTTCCGGTATGCTTCCTGAGAGTGCCATTGTTGGCGTAACTGTAGATGTGTCTGGTGACGCTGCTGGAGATGCCATCGGCGCTGGAAACCTTCCTGATGGAGATAATGGCGAGGGATACATTCCACCGAGTGTTGTCCCTGAGGTCGCTCCGGTCGACGTCGCCCCCGCCCCTGGCGGCGAATACCTCGCTCCCCACAACTGA
- the LOC119588420 gene encoding glycine-rich cell wall structural protein 1-like: MRCASLLALVCVATAAKLQGYSAGGNTGLGITLGQVHGGAGHRGVGGGSVVPAIFVGSGVIPESAFGGVTGGVLSGEYSAPSVGVAPAAIGGFGTGVTTGFDAGVAGVFDAGFSGGFDSDAVAGEYIPPIAGPDAAPVAVLPAPGNTYITPRN; the protein is encoded by the coding sequence ATGCGTTGTGCCTCCTTGCTGGCCCTGGTGTGCGTGGCGACAGCGGCGAAGCTGCAGGGCTACAGTGCCGGAGGTAACACTGGCCTGGGAATCACGCTTGGCCAAGTGCATGGAGGCGCTGGTCACAGGGGCGTTGGAGGCGGCAGTGTGGTTCCTGCCATCTTCGTCGGTTCTGGCGTGATTCCTGAGAGTGCCTTTGGCGGGGTAACTGGAGGTGTCCTCAGTGGGGAATATAGCGCCCCGAGCGTTGGCGTTGCTCCTGCGGCAATTGGAGGCTTCGGTACTGGTGTCACTACAGGCTTCGATGCTGGCGTAGCAGGAGTCTTCGATGCTGGTTTCTCCGGAGGTTTTGACTCTGATGCCGTGGCAGGGGAATACATCCCGCCAATTGCAGGCCCTGATGCCGCGCCTGTTGCCGTCCTTCCTGCTCCTGGCAACACATACATCACTCCCCGCAACTGA
- the LOC119588275 gene encoding uncharacterized protein LOC119588275 — MNSACSFHCASLLALVCAATAAKLQGYSAGGNTGLGITLGQVHGGAGHRGVGGGSVVPAIFVGSGVIPESAFVGAVGGVISGEYSAPSVVVAPVAAGVFDAGVAGGFDSGALVEGYIPPVAGPEVTVIDVPPVPNNAYITPRIN; from the exons ATGAACTCTGCGTGTTCG TTTCACTGTGCCTCCTTGCTGGCCCTGGTGTGCGCGGCGACAGCAGCGAAGCTGCAGGGCTACAGTGCCGGAGGTAACACCGGCCTGGGAATCACGCTTGGCCAAGTGCATGGAGGCGCTGGTCACAGGGGCGTTGGAGGCGGCAGTGTGGTTCCTGCCATCTTCGTCGGTTCTGGCGTGATTCCTGAGAGTGCCTTTGTGGGTGCCGTCGGAGGCGTCATCAGCGGGGAATACAGCGCCCCGAGCGTTGTTGTCGCTCCTGTGGCTGCTGGAGTCTTCGATGCTGGTGTCGCTGGAGGCTTTGACTCTGGCGCCTTGGTAGAGGGGTACATCCCACCAGTTGCAGGTCCAGAGGTCACAGTTATTGATGTCCCACCTGTTCCTAACAACGCATACATCACTCCCCGAATCAACTAA